One segment of Scyliorhinus torazame isolate Kashiwa2021f chromosome 14, sScyTor2.1, whole genome shotgun sequence DNA contains the following:
- the LOC140390229 gene encoding uncharacterized protein, producing the protein MRVGVFQCTNFNQLHSLKQITTKGNCTCVLCMDKSSTDLPTRTTMEKPWKCRDCGKGFNYPSQLEIHQRSHTGEMPFSCSRCGKTFRESSNLQKHQQLHTGEKPFTCSVCGKGFTQSSHLLTHQRVHTGERPYSCPHCLKTFTRSSNLLKHQRVHTGERPFTCFICGKGFSQSSNLLTHQRVHTGEKPFTCSVCGKGFSQSFHLLTHQRVHTNERPFKCPGCVKTFARLSNLKTHQRVHSGERPFTCSRCGKGFTQSSNLLKHQQIHK; encoded by the coding sequence atgagagtgggagtgttccagtgcaccaactttaaccagttacacagcctaaaACAAATCACCACAAAGGGAaactgtacatgtgttctgtgtaTGGACAAGTCTTCAACGGATCTTCCAACCCGGACTactatggagaaaccgtggaaatgtcgggactgtgggaaggggttcaattatccatctcagctggagattcatcagCGTAGTCACACTGGGGAAATGCCGTTCAGTTGCTCACGATGTGGGAAGACTTTCAGAGAATCGTCCAACCTACAGAAACATCAGcagcttcacactggggagaagcccttCACTTGTTCtgtatgtgggaaaggattcactcagtcctcccacctgctgacacaccagcgcgtgcacacaggggagaggccgtacaGTTGCCCACATTGTCTGAAGACATTTACCCGTTCATCCAACCTTCTGAAACACCAGCGCGTTCATacaggagagaggccattcacctgctttatttgtggaaagggattcagtcagtcttcTAACCTACTaacacaccaacgggttcacactggggagaagccatttacctgctctgtgtgtgggaagggattctctcagtccttccatctgctgacacatcagcgagtccacaccaatgagagacctttCAAGTGCCCCGGCTGTGTGAAGACATTTGCCCGTTTATccaacctgaagacacaccagcgagttcacagtggggagaggccattcacgtgctcccggtgtgggaagggattcacccaatCATCTAACTTACTAAAGCACCAGCAAATCCACAAATGA